From the genome of Mugil cephalus isolate CIBA_MC_2020 chromosome 2, CIBA_Mcephalus_1.1, whole genome shotgun sequence, one region includes:
- the LOC125002391 gene encoding histone H2A-like yields the protein MSGRGKTGGKARAKAKTRSSRAGLQFPVGRVHRLLRKGNYAERVGAGAPVYLAAVLEYLTAEILELAGNAARDNKKTRIIPRHLQLAVRNDEELNKLLGGVTIAQGGVLPNIQAVLLPKKTEKPAKK from the coding sequence ATGAGTGGCCGCGGAAAAACCGGAGGAAAAGCCAGAGCTAAGGCCAAGACCCGCTCTTCCCGTGCAGGACTCCAGTTTCCTGTGGGCCGTGTTCACAGGCTGCTGCGTAAAGGCAACTATGCGGAGCGTGTTGGTGCCGGCGCCCCCGTCTACCTGGCGGCTGTGCTGGAGTACCTGACCGCTGAGATCCTGGAGTTGGCTGGAAACGCTGCCCGCGACAACAAGAAGACCCGTATCATCCCCCGTCACCTGCAGCTGGCTGTCCGCAACGACGAGGAGCTCAACAAGCTGCTGGGAGGAGTCACCATCGCTCAGGGCGGCGTGCTGCCCAACATCCAGGCCGTTCTTCTGCCCAAGAAGACCGAGAAGCCCGCCAAGAAGTAA
- the LOC125003519 gene encoding B-cell receptor CD22-like, which produces MRLSAAVTGFVVIFSSVSVVLGQTGDGVTYSSTQICAVKGSTVEISCSYTYPSSINGKVTVVEKAVWFTKMEGGEPVDLMTDAELLGRVQYHCDENKCTLRISDLRERDSAKYKFRFITNQEGGRFTGSPGVTLTVSVLRVEVKTSSGSSRVEVKCQSSSRLSARSYVWYKNGVNMNKDTYSIKQSFDWGDSVSCAVKGFEKFPSPPRCVLRQTCKKVTYTDRSICAIKGSSVNISSTYSHYYYYDAIVSKFWFRPDRSRQWMNPSQPEDLSKDSQYSGRVQVLEPETGRSTLRITNLTESDSSEYHFKFKTRRFEWRSVLPGTTLTVTVPHVQVKVFSSPSGLKLICHSSCFNPSHPQFVWFKNGKETWGTTFSYTGHISPTDSYSCAYEGYRSHSVYPPKLPSVSVSPSGEIVEGSSVTLTCNSDANPPANYTWYKENEDSPKASGQILNITDIRPEHRGSYYCEAHNRMGRRNSTLHLVVVASAWKTGAMATVTAALLVVPVLGVFLWKRRNECYKLQCKSGERPVNTSQTDMGPVYDTPSSAAETQPTEQQDDVHYSTINFSQGQIDVLYSNIRQDQPRRQTEEEDEDTEYTAVKCVGSGIPPGPRRQENVEDSFF; this is translated from the exons ATGAGATTATCAGCAGCTGTGACCGGATTTGTTGTTATCTTCAGCTCTGTCTCAG TGGTACTTGGTCAGACTGGTGATGGAGTGACTTACTCTTCTACTCAGATCTGTGCTGTAAAAGGATCAACGGTGGAAATAAGCTGCAGCTACACGTACCCATCGAGTATAAATGGGAAGGTCACCGTGGTTGAAAAAGCTGTATGGTTTACTAAAATGGAAGGTGGTGAACCTGTGGATCTGATGACAGACGCAGAGCTTTTGGGTCGTGTTCAGTATCACTGTGATGAGAACAAGTGCACTCTGAGAATCTCAgacttgagagagagagactcagcTAAGTACAAGTTCAGATTCATAACAAACCAAGAAGGTGGACGTTTTACTGGTtcacctggagtcactctgacTGTCTCAG TTCTCCGTGTAGAGGTTAAAACATCTTCAGGATCAAGTCGGGTAGAGGTGAAGTGTCAGAGCAGTAGTCGTCTATCTGCTCGTTCCTACGTCTGGTACAAGAATGgagtgaacatgaacaaagacaCTTATTCAATCAAACAATCCTTTGATTGGGgagacagtgtttcctgtgctgtTAAAGGATTTGAGaagtttccctctcctccacgAT gtgtCCTTCGTCAAACCTGCAAGAAAGTGActtacactgacagaagcatctgtgccatcaaaggttcatcagtgaacatttcctccacatacagtcattattattattatgatgctATTGTGTCAAAGTTCTGGTTCCGTCCTGATCGTAGTCGTCAGTGGATGAATCCCTCACAGCCTGAGGACCTGAGTAAAGACTCCCAGTATTCAGGTCGTGTTCAGGTCCTtgaaccagagacaggaagatCCACTCTGAGAATCACTAACCTGACAGAGAGTGATTCATCTGAGTATCACTTCAAATTCAAGACACGACggtttgaatggagaagtgttttacCTGGAACAACTCTGACTGTCACAG TACCACATGTACAGGTGAAAGTGTTCTCGTCTCCCAGTGGTCTGAAGCTGATTTgccacagcagctgttttaatCCTAGTCatcctcagtttgtctggttCAAGAATGGAAAGGAAACTTGGGGAACAACGTTTTCCTACACAGGACACATCAGTCCGACTGACAGCTATTCATGTGCATATGAAGGCTACCGCTCTCATTCAGTGT atcctccaaagcttccctctgtatcagtgagtccatctggtgagatagtggagggcagttcagtgactctgacctgtaacagtgatgctaacccaccagctaactacacctggtacaaggagaatgaagactcaccaaaagcttcaggacagatcCTCAACATCACTGACAtcagacctgaacacagagggagttatTACTGTGAAGCCCACAACAGAATGGGACGTCGTAACTCCACCTTACATCTGGTTGTTGTAGCAA GTGCATGGAAAACAGGAGCTATGGCAACAGTCACTGCTGCTCTCTTGGTGGTCCCAGTCCTTGGTGTCTTCCTGTGGAAAAG AAGAAATGAGTGCTACAAACTGCAGTGTAAAAGTGGAGAAAGACCTGTCAATACATCGCAG ACAGATATGGGTCCAGTGTACGACACTCCGTCCTCcgcagcagaaacacaaccaACAGAGCAGCAGGATGATGTTCACTACAGCACCATCAACTTCTCTCAGGGCCAGATAGATGTTCTGTACTCCAACATCAGGCAAGATCAGCCGAGGAGGcaaactgaggaggaggatgaggacacTGAATACACTGCTGTGAAATGTGTTGGTTCTGGTATTCCTCCAGG acCAAGACGTCAAGAGAACGTGGAGGATtcgtttttttaa
- the LOC125002456 gene encoding histone H2B 1/2-like — MPDPVKAPKKGSKKAVSKSVSKTGKKKRKTRKESYAIYVYKVLKQVHPDTGISSKAMGIMNSFVSDIFERIAGESSRLAHYNKRSTITSREIQTAVRLLLPGELAKHAVSEGTKAVTKYTSSK; from the coding sequence ATGCCTGATCCAGTGAAAGCACCCAAGAAAGGCTCAAAGAAAGCCGTCTCTAAGAGCGTGTCTAAGACCggcaagaagaagagaaagaccagGAAGGAGAGCTATGCCATCTACGTGTACAAGGTGTTGAAACAGGTCCACCCTGACACCGGTATCTCCTCCAAAGCCATGGGCATCATGAACTCGTTCGTCAGCGACATCTTTGAGCGGATCGCCGGTGAGTCCTCTCGCCTTGCTCACTACAACAAGCgctccaccatcacctccaggGAGATCCAGACCGCCGTCCGCCTTCTGCTGCCCGGTGAGCTGGCCAAGCACGCCGTGTCTGAGGGCACCAAGGCCGTCACCAAGTACACCAGCTCCAAGTAA